One stretch of Sardina pilchardus chromosome 17, fSarPil1.1, whole genome shotgun sequence DNA includes these proteins:
- the si:ch211-214j24.10 gene encoding uncharacterized protein si:ch211-214j24.10 isoform X3 has product MDKATQIIAESAQINAISAEELCHEFDEGECQEETGHKSIKLSAVSEQQIMTYQVPECREDTEYDAVLAENLYNFEKYIEGPSLPAPSLHHEQQDIVPLLGKTVYMSKNEDEDFTGQKLTGSQLHRTIPHSRLQSTTDQDSIQTTECEATNRTQLGRRLTLSNQQIKTHLMEPEVGGIERSPSFGLLGTAYKWPINLIEHLRNHWDNGGKTGQYHEDPSQNIFGKPWKGTIIHCYNDNDEFGALLGAQGFEAQPSPRQGTLKGGKGTTKGKHVSLKERRRLKSSTKKPVSSKKQWTGYKQNKGCYDVGGRKESRNQYHSCRGTSLSPYHYSSVSPDILSPRPCAPVPSLPSLTQIFEDYYSRTSQSTKDHREKVIARARKVYHQRCLNRERAYFEGARERTSADKMEEGRDSVKPEHKADLMLEVNEAQTFKRLKQNKGDQFKVAEFELMPSDITEDKTKINKIKKTGKISKDKRKEKRKANKEESTKLALEIDVQKEIVEVTDDSNFSDKSPEESGVEVIEQDEAQNKRKHCQNSNSDNSNDSERKMGNITTKSVTEKNTIGDGHFEEMHSENSQDQLKCCENVEEKNVKHQRVNDVPSKAPSVAPKCYDSATEITEHNHTDQGALDHVICKTSQESYCRETGNSPDTDPVDSVPYSTYHSQFRRQNGGTRLPKGRVSASDRRSADWENLQQGEQNEANWRWREDSAAAGDWACQNKAELRPTESQRSRRNHSRDQGDTDQSNCWPYEGISLLRLHTDRQRVTGDGSVSNGRAERQRNRQHRKPCCKERLTGHLPPNSSLSRNWRSKKGSWEANNAVCESDRLCDPAVLVSPPKPEPHIRNRRLSPGSGIGGGGGGGCSAGPDKQLRQASPSALEATLNGTGQPFTFTHSRERERRGHTRGRGPRRESLRVGGRPGSDKAPRPGPVQKARWVEDSLSLLKPPPAFPVKDSPAKLQPAVSYASKVKAGGGASGGTEEPPGIGVLLQNQWGLSFISDGPAENSPSAAAPDLAQIPTPQATPETAANHPAPPSRPLTGDMDSEKPALTTPPAPATSSFSMELCNRQDESSGELLLTCRHLVEAMQYHVQEWNTVYNRQKEDPEKVVWYKNSLEQPA; this is encoded by the exons GACATTGTTCCACTTTTAGGAAAAACAGTGTACATGTCAAAAAATGAGGATGAGGACTTTACTGGTCAAAAACTGACTGGTTCCCAACTACATAGGACCATTCCCCACAGTAGATTGCAGTCTACCACTGATCAGGATTCCATACAAACCACTGAG TGTGAAGCTACAAACCGGACCCAGTTAGGAAGGCGACTTACACTGTCCAACCAACAGATTAAAACACATCTGATGGAGCCTGAGGTTGGTGGAATAGAGCGATCGCCATCTTTTGGACTGCTAGGTACAGCCTACAAATGGCCAATAAACCTAATAGAACATCTCCGCAACCATTGGG ATAATGGTGGAAAAACGGGTCAGTACCATGAAGATCCATCTCAGAACATATTTGGAAAGCCATGGAAAGGAACAATTATTCATTGTTACAATGATAATGATGAGTTTGGAGCTCTGCTGGGTGCTCAGGGCTTTGAAGCACAGCCGTCGCCCAGGCAGGGGACACTAAAGGGGGGCAAAGGAACAACGAAGGGCAAACATGTGAGTTTAAAGGAGCGGAGAAGACTGAAGTCCTCTACAAAAAAACCAGTCTCTTCTAAAAAGCAGTGGACTGGGTACAAACAGAACAAAGGCTGTTATGATGTAGGGGGCAGAAAGGAATCCAGAAACCAATATCATTCTTGTAGGGGTACGAGCCTTTCACCTTACCACTACAGCAGTGTTTCGCCTGATATCCTATCACCACGCCCATGTGCACCAGTTCCCTCGTTGCCATCATTAACTCAGATTTTTGAAGATTACTACTCTCGCACCAGCCAAAGCACCAAGGACCACAGGGAGAAAGTTATAGCGAGAGCCAGAAAGGTCTACCATCAACGGTGCCTTAACCGTGAGAGAGCATACTTTGAAGGAGCTAGAGAGAGAACCAGTGCTGACAAGATGGAAGAGGGTAGAGATTCTGTGAAGCCTGAACACAAGGCAGATTTGATGCTGGAAGTCAACGAGGCACAAACTTTTAAAAGATTGAAGCAGAACAAAGGTGATCAATTCAAAGTAGCTGAATTTGAACTGATGCCCTCAGACATAACAGAGGATAAGACCAAgatcaacaaaataaaaaaaactggtAAGATAagcaaagacaaaagaaaagaaaagcgtAAGGCAAACAAAGAAGAGTCAACTAAGCTGGCACTGGAAATAGATGTCCAGAAAGAAATTGTGGAAGTCACGGATGATTCCAACTTTTCTGATAAAAGCCCTGAGGAAAGTGGTGTGGAAGTAATAGAACAGGATGAAGCTCagaataaaagaaaacattGTCAGAACAGTAATAGCGATAACAGTAATGACTCAGAAAGAAAAATGGGAAATATCACAACCAAGTcagttacagaaaaaaataccatAG GAGATGGTCATTTTGAGGAAATGCATTCAGAGAATTCCCAAGATCAGTTAAAATGTTGCGAAAATGTGGAGGAAAAGAATGTGAAACATCAGAGAGTGAATGATGTCCCATCAAAAGCACCTTCAGTTGCTCCAAAGTGCTACGACTCAGCAACCGAGATCACGGAGCATAATCACACAGACCAGGGAGCTTTAGATCATGTCATATGCAAGACATCTCAGGAATCTTACTGCAGGGAGACCGGTAACTCCCCAGACACGGACCCTGTGGACAGTGTGCCTTATTCAACCTATCACAGCCAGTTTAGGAGGCAGAATGGGGGAACTAGATTGCCCAAAGGCAGGGTGTCAGCATCAGACAGGAGGTCTGCAGACTGGGAAAACCTCCAGCAGGGTGAGCAGAATGAGGCCAACTGGCGCTGGAGGGAAGATAGCGCTGCCGCTGGTGACTGGGCATGTCAAAACAAGGCAGAGTTGAGACCAACTGAGAGCCAAAGGAGTAGAAGGAATCACAGCCGGGACCAGGGAGACACAGACCAAAGCAACTGTTGGCCTTATGAAGGAATCAGCTTGTTACGTctgcacacagatagacagagagtcaCAGGTGATGGGAGTGTGTCTAATGGGAGAGCTGAAAGGCAGAGGAACAGACAGCATAGGAAACCATGCTGCAAGGAGAGATTGACAGGCCACTTACCACCCAACAGCTCATTATCTAGAAATTGGAGGAGTAAAAAGG GTTCTTGGGAGGCCAACAACGCCGTATGTGAGTCCGATCGCCTGTGTGACCCTGCTGTTCTGGTTTCGCCCCCTAAGCCTGAGCCTCACATCCGGAACCGCCGCCTTTCTCCAGGTTCTGGTattggtggtggagggggaggaggttgCTCTGCGGGGCCTGACAAGCAACTCAGACAGGCTTCCCCATCGGCGCTCGAGGCTACTCTGAACGGGACTGGCCAGCCATTCACGTTTACTCACAGCCGCGAGAGGGAGCGGCGGGGCCACACCAGAGGCCGCGGCCCCCGGCGGGAGAGCCTGAGGGTAGGCGGGCGCCCCGGCAGTGACAAAGCCCCGAGGCCCGGCCCCGTCCAGAAGGCCCGGTGGGTGGAGGACAGCCTGTCTCTGCTCAAGCCTCCGCCAGCCTTCCCCGTGAAGGACAGCCCTGCCAAACTGCAACCGGCCGTGAGCTACGCTTCCAAGGTGAAGGCAGGGGGCGGCGCGTCGGGGGGCACCGAGGAGCCCCCCGGCATCGGAGTGCTGCTGCAGAACCAGTGGGGGCTGAGCTTTATTAGCGACGGGCCGGCCGAGAACAGTCCCTCCGCGGCGGCCCCGGACCTAGCCCAGATCCCAACCCCCCAGGCCACGCCAGAAACTGCAGCCAACCACCCCGCTCCCCCCTCACGCCCCCTCACAGGAGATATGGACTCTGAAAAGCCTGCCCTCACCACCCCTCCTGCCCCTGCTACGTCCTCTTTCTCCATGGAGCTGTGCAACAGACAGGACGAAAGCTCCGGAGAGCTGCTCCTCACCTGTCGCCACCTGGTAGAGGCTATGCAATACCACGTCCAAG AATGGAACACTGTGtacaacagacagaaagaag ATCCAGAAAAGGTGGTCTGGTATAAGAACTCCCTGGAGCAGCCGGCCTAG
- the si:ch211-214j24.10 gene encoding uncharacterized protein si:ch211-214j24.10 isoform X4: MHSENSQDQLKCCENVEEKNVKHQRVNDVPSKAPSVAPKCYDSATEITEHNHTDQGALDHVICKTSQESYCRETGNSPDTDPVDSVPYSTYHSQFRRQNGGTRLPKGRVSASDRRSADWENLQQGEQNEANWRWREDSAAAGDWACQNKAELRPTESQRSRRNHSRDQGDTDQSNCWPYEGISLLRLHTDRQRVTGDGSVSNGRAERQRNRQHRKPCCKERLTGHLPPNSSLSRNWRSKKGSWEANNAVCESDRLCDPAVLVSPPKPEPHIRNRRLSPGSGIGGGGGGGCSAGPDKQLRQASPSALEATLNGTGQPFTFTHSRERERRGHTRGRGPRRESLRVGGRPGSDKAPRPGPVQKARWVEDSLSLLKPPPAFPVKDSPAKLQPAVSYASKVKAGGGASGGTEEPPGIGVLLQNQWGLSFISDGPAENSPSAAAPDLAQIPTPQATPETAANHPAPPSRPLTGDMDSEKPALTTPPAPATSSFSMELCNRQDESSGELLLTCRHLVEAMQYHVQEWNTVYNRQKEDPEKVVWYKNSLEQPA; the protein is encoded by the exons ATGCATTCAGAGAATTCCCAAGATCAGTTAAAATGTTGCGAAAATGTGGAGGAAAAGAATGTGAAACATCAGAGAGTGAATGATGTCCCATCAAAAGCACCTTCAGTTGCTCCAAAGTGCTACGACTCAGCAACCGAGATCACGGAGCATAATCACACAGACCAGGGAGCTTTAGATCATGTCATATGCAAGACATCTCAGGAATCTTACTGCAGGGAGACCGGTAACTCCCCAGACACGGACCCTGTGGACAGTGTGCCTTATTCAACCTATCACAGCCAGTTTAGGAGGCAGAATGGGGGAACTAGATTGCCCAAAGGCAGGGTGTCAGCATCAGACAGGAGGTCTGCAGACTGGGAAAACCTCCAGCAGGGTGAGCAGAATGAGGCCAACTGGCGCTGGAGGGAAGATAGCGCTGCCGCTGGTGACTGGGCATGTCAAAACAAGGCAGAGTTGAGACCAACTGAGAGCCAAAGGAGTAGAAGGAATCACAGCCGGGACCAGGGAGACACAGACCAAAGCAACTGTTGGCCTTATGAAGGAATCAGCTTGTTACGTctgcacacagatagacagagagtcaCAGGTGATGGGAGTGTGTCTAATGGGAGAGCTGAAAGGCAGAGGAACAGACAGCATAGGAAACCATGCTGCAAGGAGAGATTGACAGGCCACTTACCACCCAACAGCTCATTATCTAGAAATTGGAGGAGTAAAAAGG GTTCTTGGGAGGCCAACAACGCCGTATGTGAGTCCGATCGCCTGTGTGACCCTGCTGTTCTGGTTTCGCCCCCTAAGCCTGAGCCTCACATCCGGAACCGCCGCCTTTCTCCAGGTTCTGGTattggtggtggagggggaggaggttgCTCTGCGGGGCCTGACAAGCAACTCAGACAGGCTTCCCCATCGGCGCTCGAGGCTACTCTGAACGGGACTGGCCAGCCATTCACGTTTACTCACAGCCGCGAGAGGGAGCGGCGGGGCCACACCAGAGGCCGCGGCCCCCGGCGGGAGAGCCTGAGGGTAGGCGGGCGCCCCGGCAGTGACAAAGCCCCGAGGCCCGGCCCCGTCCAGAAGGCCCGGTGGGTGGAGGACAGCCTGTCTCTGCTCAAGCCTCCGCCAGCCTTCCCCGTGAAGGACAGCCCTGCCAAACTGCAACCGGCCGTGAGCTACGCTTCCAAGGTGAAGGCAGGGGGCGGCGCGTCGGGGGGCACCGAGGAGCCCCCCGGCATCGGAGTGCTGCTGCAGAACCAGTGGGGGCTGAGCTTTATTAGCGACGGGCCGGCCGAGAACAGTCCCTCCGCGGCGGCCCCGGACCTAGCCCAGATCCCAACCCCCCAGGCCACGCCAGAAACTGCAGCCAACCACCCCGCTCCCCCCTCACGCCCCCTCACAGGAGATATGGACTCTGAAAAGCCTGCCCTCACCACCCCTCCTGCCCCTGCTACGTCCTCTTTCTCCATGGAGCTGTGCAACAGACAGGACGAAAGCTCCGGAGAGCTGCTCCTCACCTGTCGCCACCTGGTAGAGGCTATGCAATACCACGTCCAAG AATGGAACACTGTGtacaacagacagaaagaag ATCCAGAAAAGGTGGTCTGGTATAAGAACTCCCTGGAGCAGCCGGCCTAG
- the si:ch211-214j24.10 gene encoding WAS/WASL-interacting protein family member 1 isoform X5 yields the protein MHIKPGSWEANNAVCESDRLCDPAVLVSPPKPEPHIRNRRLSPGSGIGGGGGGGCSAGPDKQLRQASPSALEATLNGTGQPFTFTHSRERERRGHTRGRGPRRESLRVGGRPGSDKAPRPGPVQKARWVEDSLSLLKPPPAFPVKDSPAKLQPAVSYASKVKAGGGASGGTEEPPGIGVLLQNQWGLSFISDGPAENSPSAAAPDLAQIPTPQATPETAANHPAPPSRPLTGDMDSEKPALTTPPAPATSSFSMELCNRQDESSGELLLTCRHLVEAMQYHVQEWNTVYNRQKEDPEKVVWYKNSLEQPA from the exons ATGCATATTAAACCAG GTTCTTGGGAGGCCAACAACGCCGTATGTGAGTCCGATCGCCTGTGTGACCCTGCTGTTCTGGTTTCGCCCCCTAAGCCTGAGCCTCACATCCGGAACCGCCGCCTTTCTCCAGGTTCTGGTattggtggtggagggggaggaggttgCTCTGCGGGGCCTGACAAGCAACTCAGACAGGCTTCCCCATCGGCGCTCGAGGCTACTCTGAACGGGACTGGCCAGCCATTCACGTTTACTCACAGCCGCGAGAGGGAGCGGCGGGGCCACACCAGAGGCCGCGGCCCCCGGCGGGAGAGCCTGAGGGTAGGCGGGCGCCCCGGCAGTGACAAAGCCCCGAGGCCCGGCCCCGTCCAGAAGGCCCGGTGGGTGGAGGACAGCCTGTCTCTGCTCAAGCCTCCGCCAGCCTTCCCCGTGAAGGACAGCCCTGCCAAACTGCAACCGGCCGTGAGCTACGCTTCCAAGGTGAAGGCAGGGGGCGGCGCGTCGGGGGGCACCGAGGAGCCCCCCGGCATCGGAGTGCTGCTGCAGAACCAGTGGGGGCTGAGCTTTATTAGCGACGGGCCGGCCGAGAACAGTCCCTCCGCGGCGGCCCCGGACCTAGCCCAGATCCCAACCCCCCAGGCCACGCCAGAAACTGCAGCCAACCACCCCGCTCCCCCCTCACGCCCCCTCACAGGAGATATGGACTCTGAAAAGCCTGCCCTCACCACCCCTCCTGCCCCTGCTACGTCCTCTTTCTCCATGGAGCTGTGCAACAGACAGGACGAAAGCTCCGGAGAGCTGCTCCTCACCTGTCGCCACCTGGTAGAGGCTATGCAATACCACGTCCAAG AATGGAACACTGTGtacaacagacagaaagaag ATCCAGAAAAGGTGGTCTGGTATAAGAACTCCCTGGAGCAGCCGGCCTAG